Proteins co-encoded in one Synechococcus elongatus PCC 6301 genomic window:
- a CDS encoding branched-chain amino acid ABC transporter permease: MIGYIILLVCTIALFALFYVGLNLHWGYTGLLNFGHVAFLLIGAYSVSLLAQQGWPLWLAAIAGVTLAALLGLVMGVASLRLSQDYLGIVTVGLAEVLRIFVQNETGLTQGSFGVQAYPIILQGWEPPIWQTHLLVVGLLAIAAWGYWQLWQWWRSSASRGKHWLAIVALGSSLIVLPPAALGLADYERYPRSGQMLLLLGALWLTVAAVDRLVRSPWGRVLKAIREDETVAIALGKNVLSYKLQSLALGGAIAGLAGVFYAWQLTAIYPDNFRPQLTFDVWTMLVLGGTAHRFGPVLGAAVFWLYDSLTRFLLPAILPLDGSQIGALRIALVGLLLMALMIWRPQGILGRREELSLGR, from the coding sequence ATGATTGGCTACATCATCCTGCTGGTCTGCACGATCGCGTTGTTTGCCCTGTTCTATGTGGGGCTGAATTTGCACTGGGGCTATACGGGGTTGCTCAACTTTGGCCATGTGGCTTTTCTGCTGATTGGGGCCTACAGTGTTTCCCTGCTGGCGCAGCAGGGCTGGCCGCTCTGGCTCGCCGCGATCGCAGGAGTGACTCTAGCGGCTCTCTTGGGCTTGGTGATGGGAGTGGCGAGCTTGCGACTGAGTCAGGATTACCTCGGCATCGTCACGGTTGGACTAGCGGAAGTACTGCGCATTTTTGTCCAAAACGAAACGGGCTTGACTCAAGGCAGCTTTGGCGTTCAGGCTTATCCGATCATTCTGCAGGGCTGGGAACCGCCAATCTGGCAAACTCATTTACTGGTTGTGGGGCTGCTGGCGATCGCTGCTTGGGGCTATTGGCAACTGTGGCAGTGGTGGCGCAGTAGCGCGAGTCGGGGGAAACATTGGCTGGCGATCGTCGCCCTAGGGAGCAGTCTGATCGTTCTGCCGCCTGCGGCCTTGGGACTAGCGGACTATGAACGCTATCCGCGCTCGGGGCAAATGCTGCTGTTGCTGGGGGCGCTCTGGCTGACAGTCGCAGCGGTTGACCGCTTGGTGCGATCGCCCTGGGGGCGGGTGCTCAAGGCGATTCGCGAAGATGAAACGGTGGCGATCGCCCTCGGGAAGAATGTCCTGTCCTACAAGCTGCAATCCTTGGCACTGGGCGGGGCGATCGCGGGGCTAGCTGGAGTGTTCTATGCTTGGCAACTCACCGCCATCTACCCCGATAATTTCCGGCCTCAGCTGACCTTTGACGTCTGGACGATGCTGGTACTGGGTGGGACTGCCCACCGGTTTGGACCTGTCCTAGGCGCAGCGGTGTTTTGGCTCTACGACAGTCTGACGCGATTTCTCCTCCCGGCGATCCTACCTTTGGATGGATCGCAGATTGGTGCCTTGCGAATTGCCTTGGTGGGACTGTTGTTAATGGCCTTGATGATTTGGCGCCCCCAAGGCATCTTGGGACGACGGGAGGAACTGAGTCTTGGCCGCTGA
- a CDS encoding ABC transporter ATP-binding protein: protein MAAESWLLEAEGLSKRFGGLQAVQDVRLQVAEGTITGLIGPNGAGKSTLFALLSNFLKADAGKVRFRGRAIEKLQPYQLAQLGLVRTFQVARSLSRLTVLENMLLGGQQQRGEKFWQVWLHPQAIRRQEQELRDRAFSLLSDVGLAAKAQDYAGSLSGGQRKLLEMARALMAQPQLVLLDEPAAGVNPALIEKICDHIQTWNQQGISFLIIEHNMDVIMSLCDRVWVLAEGKNLVDGPPAQIQQDEQVLAAYLGLELA, encoded by the coding sequence TTGGCCGCTGAGTCTTGGCTATTGGAAGCTGAAGGACTGAGTAAGCGCTTTGGCGGCTTGCAGGCGGTTCAGGATGTGCGGCTGCAGGTGGCTGAGGGGACAATCACCGGTTTGATTGGTCCGAACGGAGCGGGCAAGTCCACCCTATTTGCCCTGCTCTCGAACTTCCTCAAGGCAGATGCCGGAAAGGTGCGGTTTCGGGGCCGTGCGATCGAGAAGCTGCAGCCCTACCAATTGGCGCAGTTAGGTCTGGTGCGGACGTTTCAGGTGGCGCGATCGCTCTCCCGCCTGACGGTGCTAGAGAACATGTTGCTGGGCGGGCAACAACAGCGCGGGGAAAAGTTTTGGCAGGTTTGGCTCCACCCCCAAGCGATTCGTCGTCAAGAGCAAGAGCTGCGCGATCGCGCGTTCTCCCTCCTCAGTGATGTGGGGTTGGCTGCTAAAGCGCAGGACTACGCCGGCAGTCTTTCGGGTGGGCAACGCAAACTACTAGAAATGGCGCGAGCGCTAATGGCGCAGCCGCAGCTCGTGCTGTTGGATGAACCGGCCGCCGGGGTCAACCCAGCACTGATCGAAAAAATCTGTGATCACATCCAAACCTGGAATCAGCAGGGTATTAGTTTCTTGATCATCGAACACAATATGGACGTGATCATGTCGCTCTGCGATCGCGTTTGGGTGTTGGCCGAGGGCAAAAACCTTGTGGATGGTCCGCCTGCCCAGATTCAACAGGATGAACAGGTTTTGGCAGCCTATTTGGGACTGGAACTTGCCTGA
- a CDS encoding rhodanese-related sulfurtransferase, whose translation MSLVLINFYRFVALGDCDRWRQWLQDLCTALGLRGTILLAPEGINAGLAGNTEAIAQFLSELQQHPPFANLSFKSATVTDWPFARLKVKVKPEIVSLGCPELNPAERTGTLVAPQDWNQLLQDPEVVLIDVRNRFEIALGSFPRAIDPQTDRFRDFPRFVQEQLLPQPPAKVAMFCTGGIRCEKASAYLLEQGIETVYQLEGGILNYLEAIAPEENHWQGDCFVFDERIAVDRQLQTPQHQLCPACGQPVVATTCSHCQDSVQASSSPK comes from the coding sequence ATGAGCCTCGTTCTCATCAACTTCTATCGTTTCGTTGCGCTTGGAGACTGCGATCGCTGGCGACAGTGGCTGCAGGATCTCTGCACGGCGCTGGGCTTACGAGGCACGATTTTGCTGGCCCCTGAAGGCATTAACGCCGGCTTAGCGGGCAACACTGAAGCGATCGCTCAATTCCTGTCGGAACTCCAGCAGCATCCTCCCTTCGCCAACCTCAGCTTCAAATCTGCCACGGTCACCGATTGGCCTTTTGCCCGACTCAAGGTGAAGGTGAAACCTGAGATTGTCAGTTTGGGTTGTCCCGAATTGAACCCAGCAGAACGGACAGGCACCCTCGTCGCCCCCCAGGACTGGAACCAATTGCTACAAGACCCTGAGGTTGTGCTGATTGATGTGCGCAACCGCTTTGAGATTGCTCTCGGTAGTTTCCCTCGGGCAATCGATCCTCAGACCGATCGCTTCCGTGACTTTCCACGCTTTGTGCAAGAGCAACTCTTACCGCAGCCGCCAGCGAAGGTTGCCATGTTTTGCACTGGCGGTATCCGTTGTGAGAAGGCCTCTGCCTATCTCCTAGAACAGGGTATCGAAACGGTTTATCAGCTAGAAGGCGGAATTCTTAACTATCTGGAAGCGATCGCGCCAGAAGAGAATCACTGGCAAGGGGACTGCTTCGTTTTTGATGAGCGAATTGCCGTCGATCGCCAGCTCCAAACACCCCAGCATCAACTCTGCCCAGCCTGTGGTCAGCCTGTGGTCGCAACAACCTGTTCCCACTGCCAAGACTCCGTTCAGGCAAGTTCCAGTCCCAAATAG
- a CDS encoding NYN domain-containing protein: MAFRPSRLAIFIDGNNMFYAQQKNGWFFDPRRVLNYFANRPEIELVNAYWYTGLKDPQDQRGFRDALVSLGYTVRTKMLKEFHDESNGNRYFQRANLDIEIVIDMFNTVEQYDEIVLFSGDGDFERAIELLRAKQTHITVVSTDGMIARELRNATDRYIDLNDIRSFIEKTERPEPFVSAPVIAPA, translated from the coding sequence ATGGCATTTCGCCCTAGTCGCTTGGCCATCTTCATTGATGGTAATAATATGTTCTATGCACAGCAAAAGAACGGTTGGTTCTTTGATCCTCGTCGAGTGCTGAACTATTTTGCGAATCGACCAGAAATTGAGCTGGTTAACGCTTATTGGTATACCGGTCTCAAAGATCCCCAAGATCAACGGGGGTTTCGGGACGCACTAGTTAGCTTAGGCTATACCGTGCGGACGAAAATGCTGAAGGAGTTTCATGATGAGTCCAACGGCAATCGTTATTTTCAGAGAGCTAACTTAGATATTGAAATCGTTATTGATATGTTCAATACGGTTGAGCAATATGATGAAATTGTGCTCTTCAGTGGCGATGGTGATTTCGAGCGTGCCATTGAACTGCTGCGCGCCAAGCAGACTCACATCACTGTCGTATCGACCGATGGCATGATCGCGCGTGAGTTACGGAATGCCACTGATCGCTACATCGATCTGAACGATATTCGCAGTTTTATCGAAAAGACTGAGCGCCCTGAACCGTTTGTCAGTGCTCCCGTCATTGCTCCGGCATGA
- a CDS encoding glycoside hydrolase family 57 protein, giving the protein MSLGYLALVLHAHLPFVRHPESDYVLEEEWLYEAITETYVPLLLMFEGLQRDGVDFKLTMSMTPPLVSMLRDPLLQERYSKHLDQLIELAEKEVDHHSQNGHLRYLAEYYVEEFTRVRETWERCDRDLVLALKPFLESNNLEIITCGATHGYLPLMQMYPQAVWAQIQVACQHYEENFGRPAKGIWLPECAYYEGVERMLADAGLRYFIMDGHGLLYARPRPRFGTYAPIFTETGVAAFGRDHESSQQVWSSEVGYPGAAEYREFYKDLGWEAEYEYIKPYIMPNGQRKNTGIKYHKITGRGLSLHEKALYDPYWAREKAAEHAANFMFNRQRQISHLSSMMGRPPIVLSPYDAELYGHWWYEGPWFLDYLFRKTWFDQNQFSMTHLADYLRQHPQQQVARPSQSSWGFKGFHEYWLNDTNAWIYPYLHKAAERMIELSRREPVDELEWRALNQAARELLLAQSSDWAFIMRTGTMVPYAVRRTRVHLQRFTKLYDDILAGKIDSGWLEKVAAIDNIFPSINYRVYRPLDG; this is encoded by the coding sequence ATGAGCCTTGGATATCTTGCCCTAGTTCTGCACGCCCACCTACCCTTTGTGCGGCATCCCGAAAGTGACTATGTCTTAGAAGAAGAATGGCTCTATGAGGCCATCACTGAAACCTATGTGCCGCTGCTCTTGATGTTTGAGGGGCTGCAGCGGGATGGGGTGGATTTCAAGCTGACGATGAGTATGACGCCGCCCCTGGTGTCGATGCTTCGCGATCCCCTGCTGCAAGAGCGCTACAGCAAGCACCTCGATCAATTGATCGAGCTGGCAGAAAAAGAGGTTGACCACCATAGCCAGAATGGCCACCTGCGTTATTTGGCGGAGTACTACGTCGAAGAGTTCACACGGGTTCGTGAGACCTGGGAACGCTGCGATCGCGACCTCGTGTTGGCTTTAAAGCCCTTCCTGGAAAGCAACAACCTCGAAATCATTACCTGCGGAGCGACCCACGGCTATCTGCCGCTGATGCAGATGTATCCGCAGGCGGTCTGGGCTCAAATTCAGGTCGCCTGCCAGCACTACGAAGAAAACTTTGGGCGACCGGCGAAAGGGATCTGGCTGCCAGAGTGCGCTTACTACGAAGGAGTAGAGCGGATGCTAGCGGATGCTGGTCTCCGCTATTTCATCATGGATGGCCATGGCTTGCTCTATGCCCGCCCACGGCCACGGTTTGGCACCTATGCCCCGATTTTCACTGAGACTGGCGTGGCGGCCTTTGGACGCGACCATGAGTCTTCCCAGCAAGTTTGGTCCTCGGAAGTGGGCTATCCGGGCGCAGCTGAATATCGCGAGTTTTATAAAGACTTAGGTTGGGAAGCCGAGTACGAATACATTAAGCCCTACATCATGCCGAATGGGCAGCGTAAAAATACCGGCATTAAATATCACAAAATCACAGGTCGTGGCCTCAGCTTGCATGAGAAAGCACTCTACGATCCCTATTGGGCACGAGAGAAAGCCGCTGAACATGCTGCCAACTTTATGTTTAATCGGCAACGGCAAATCTCTCACCTGAGCAGCATGATGGGCCGTCCGCCGATTGTGCTCTCGCCCTACGACGCTGAACTCTATGGCCACTGGTGGTACGAAGGCCCTTGGTTCTTAGATTACCTATTCCGCAAGACTTGGTTTGACCAAAACCAGTTCTCAATGACCCATTTGGCCGACTATTTACGACAGCATCCTCAACAACAAGTTGCTCGCCCGAGTCAATCGAGCTGGGGCTTTAAGGGTTTCCATGAGTATTGGCTCAACGATACGAATGCTTGGATCTATCCCTATTTGCATAAGGCGGCAGAGCGGATGATTGAGCTAAGCCGTCGCGAGCCTGTTGATGAGTTGGAATGGCGAGCTTTAAATCAGGCAGCACGGGAATTGCTGTTAGCACAATCCTCGGACTGGGCGTTCATCATGCGAACAGGAACAATGGTGCCCTATGCTGTGCGACGCACTCGAGTTCATCTGCAGCGATTCACTAAGCTCTACGATGATATTCTGGCTGGAAAAATTGACTCAGGCTGGCTTGAAAAGGTAGCAGCGATCGATAATATCTTCCCATCCATAAACTACCGAGTATATCGGCCTCTCGATGGCTAA
- a CDS encoding class I SAM-dependent methyltransferase, with translation MPLSRLKKKIKKIRDRLFRTPDRRANSLQIAIAAYQIITDQSPSAQLLASFQRAFTQGATVSQVLQPFKPEPPSTIIDDQEIWRILADRAYTAWPEPPFVQDPRLDLTHFQQFWQSLLKGELIIGQEDYLKVHQGRFWELFNAVEFVIGDRPARLLEFGNSEASALYPRLFEKLTLDLSDRPVADDYIGFTEAKCRQKFQIDQYFAIDLEHIDQADKLPEQGLYDCIIFTEVLEHLCADPQVVLQFLLTRLKPSGQLILSTPNYFRSENLLPITQGRNPQPYHPGFAGNWDGHYHYREYSAYELDQLILAAGGTLNWGYYSSCWDHDHQRSRSLRGNLVVGISPRT, from the coding sequence ATGCCCCTGAGCCGACTCAAGAAAAAGATCAAGAAAATTCGCGATCGCTTATTCCGAACTCCTGATCGCAGAGCTAACTCTTTGCAGATTGCGATCGCTGCTTATCAAATCATCACAGACCAAAGCCCTAGTGCCCAGCTGCTAGCAAGCTTTCAAAGGGCATTTACCCAGGGAGCAACTGTTTCTCAAGTCCTTCAGCCCTTTAAACCAGAGCCTCCTTCCACAATCATTGATGATCAAGAGATTTGGCGAATCCTTGCCGATCGTGCCTATACTGCGTGGCCTGAGCCACCATTTGTGCAAGACCCTCGATTAGATTTGACTCACTTCCAACAATTCTGGCAATCACTATTGAAGGGCGAGTTGATTATCGGCCAAGAGGACTATCTCAAAGTTCATCAAGGTCGCTTTTGGGAACTCTTCAATGCGGTTGAATTTGTGATTGGCGATCGCCCTGCTAGGCTTCTAGAATTCGGCAACTCAGAAGCTTCTGCACTTTATCCCCGCTTATTTGAAAAGTTAACTCTTGACTTGAGCGATCGCCCTGTCGCAGATGACTATATTGGCTTTACTGAGGCTAAATGTCGCCAGAAATTTCAAATTGATCAGTATTTTGCGATCGATCTAGAGCACATTGATCAAGCCGATAAATTACCAGAACAAGGTCTTTATGACTGCATCATTTTTACAGAAGTCCTCGAGCATCTTTGTGCTGATCCCCAAGTCGTCCTACAGTTTTTATTAACCCGTTTAAAGCCATCGGGGCAACTGATTCTCAGCACTCCCAACTATTTCCGGTCTGAAAATCTTCTACCGATCACTCAAGGGAGAAACCCCCAGCCTTACCATCCAGGCTTTGCGGGGAACTGGGACGGTCATTATCACTATCGTGAATACAGCGCCTATGAGCTTGATCAGCTGATTCTGGCGGCAGGGGGCACCCTCAACTGGGGCTACTATTCCAGCTGCTGGGACCATGACCATCAGCGATCGCGATCGTTACGCGGCAATCTAGTAGTTGGCATTTCTCCAAGAACCTGA
- a CDS encoding glycosyltransferase family 4 protein, with protein sequence MIRLLHQSGYPLHLLTGAGGLAQGRLASLSLHRHLDQPSNWSRIQLAQSYFAERLGRSRQTPIKVDSNLIIGDRIQYLQQIDQLINHPFFYRKLRLQAKISDRPFFLKTKNYPVVLTSSPLNLRVSSSSRLIQVIHDLIPLNYLRHPDEAVTFLRRLQATADYSDRIICLSETTRQQFLELFPQAESRTLTLYQPVSFSAEALALTDRPDFAAAVLRRYGLERDRYFFFVGAIEPRKNLETLIAAQQVAVLRTQLPLVIGGTADVHTQDYAQQLQQRSRSTDQILWTGYLTEAEKICLLRHCRALTFLSWQEGFGIPMIEAALCGRSSLLANIPVLREVMGAAATYANPQHPLEVADQLIQLGCYPAQLSELRSRATQQIQAFADGQVQQQIQQVLQSLIS encoded by the coding sequence ATGATTCGCCTACTGCACCAGAGTGGTTACCCCCTCCATCTATTGACAGGTGCAGGAGGTTTAGCGCAGGGCCGTTTGGCTAGCCTAAGTCTCCATCGCCATCTTGATCAACCGTCTAACTGGTCACGGATTCAGCTCGCGCAGTCTTACTTTGCTGAGCGACTAGGGCGATCGCGGCAAACACCAATCAAAGTAGATTCAAACTTAATCATTGGCGATCGCATCCAATATCTTCAGCAGATTGATCAACTCATCAATCATCCATTTTTCTATCGCAAGTTACGACTACAGGCAAAAATCAGCGATCGCCCTTTCTTTCTTAAGACTAAGAACTATCCTGTCGTCCTAACCAGCTCACCGTTAAATCTTAGAGTGTCCTCAAGTAGCCGACTGATTCAAGTCATTCACGATTTAATTCCCTTAAACTATTTACGACATCCCGATGAAGCAGTGACCTTTCTCAGACGATTACAAGCAACCGCAGATTATAGCGATCGCATCATTTGTCTGTCTGAAACGACTCGCCAGCAATTCCTCGAGTTGTTCCCACAGGCGGAATCCCGAACACTAACCCTTTATCAGCCTGTCAGTTTTTCAGCAGAAGCCCTCGCCCTTACCGATCGCCCTGACTTCGCAGCCGCAGTTCTCCGACGCTATGGATTAGAACGCGATCGCTATTTTTTCTTTGTTGGAGCGATCGAACCTCGCAAAAACTTAGAAACGCTGATCGCTGCTCAACAGGTAGCTGTCCTTAGAACTCAGTTACCTCTGGTGATTGGCGGGACAGCAGATGTTCATACGCAAGACTATGCCCAGCAGTTGCAGCAACGATCTCGTTCGACTGATCAGATTCTTTGGACTGGCTATCTCACTGAAGCAGAGAAAATTTGTCTGTTGCGCCATTGTCGTGCCTTAACGTTCCTTTCATGGCAGGAAGGCTTCGGAATTCCCATGATTGAAGCTGCCCTCTGTGGACGCTCAAGCCTCTTAGCCAATATTCCCGTTTTGCGTGAAGTGATGGGGGCTGCGGCCACCTATGCGAATCCTCAGCATCCCCTCGAAGTTGCTGATCAACTAATTCAATTGGGTTGCTATCCTGCTCAGCTGTCAGAGTTACGCTCGCGAGCCACACAGCAAATCCAGGCTTTTGCTGATGGACAAGTTCAGCAACAGATCCAGCAGGTTCTACAGTCACTGATATCCTGA
- the recJ gene encoding single-stranded-DNA-specific exonuclease RecJ — translation MSLPTIEKRIGTEVLISLPAQAATPLPEQRWILAPSSSQATVLATALNLPPVLAQVLINRGLGAIADARDYLKPEQQELPDPREEFEDLVESVLLLEKAIRSGDRIAICGDYDADGMTSTALLLRTFRQLGAKAEYAIPSRMQEGYGINERIVEEFAASGVRVVLTVDNGIAAYQPIARARELGLTVIVTDHHDLPPELPPANAILNPKLLPEESPYHGLAGVGVAYVLALCVAEQFNRQAELIRPLLELYTLGTIADLAPLTGVNRRWLQRGLRLLPQSQLVGVQALMEAAGVKTSDRSLKPEDIGFKLGPRINAIGRIGDPQVVIELLTTEDRDRAQELAGICEVTNQERRGLCDRITEEAIAIVEAEGFDNRQTAVLVLAQPNWHHGVIGIVASRLVERYGVPVFISSYEEDGHLRGSARGTPEFDVFAALEHCRDVLGRFGGHRAAGGFSLSAENLSAWRSRLEAFAADCLPVDCRRPAIQIDAELPIALASLNLFEQQQQLQPFGIANDEPLYWAKNLAILDQRRMGNGQEHLKLTLSDGQSKVTAVYWRWGDRPVPEDRVDVAYYLRENIWNDRRELQLEIAGIRLSQELDSITFLYGDRTYQLTTETIANSTIWRLTNAEGSILRIDCNRQQAKIQKSGQDWQAIDLDHPYLQGLMAQAKQILNSIQGRTQVQANLF, via the coding sequence TTGAGTCTCCCTACAATTGAGAAGCGAATTGGAACCGAGGTCTTGATCAGTCTACCGGCCCAAGCGGCGACCCCTTTGCCCGAGCAGCGTTGGATCCTTGCACCTAGCAGTTCTCAAGCAACGGTGCTGGCAACTGCGCTCAATCTGCCGCCCGTATTGGCGCAAGTGCTGATCAACCGAGGGCTCGGTGCGATCGCTGACGCAAGGGATTACCTGAAGCCAGAGCAGCAAGAATTACCGGATCCTCGCGAGGAATTTGAAGACCTCGTCGAGAGCGTGCTGCTGCTTGAGAAAGCGATTCGCAGCGGCGATCGCATTGCCATCTGCGGCGACTACGATGCCGATGGTATGACCAGTACTGCCTTACTACTGCGCACCTTTCGCCAGTTGGGAGCCAAGGCAGAGTACGCCATTCCTAGCCGGATGCAGGAAGGCTACGGCATTAACGAGCGGATTGTCGAAGAGTTTGCGGCTTCTGGCGTCCGAGTGGTGCTGACCGTCGATAACGGCATTGCCGCCTATCAACCGATCGCTCGAGCCCGCGAGTTGGGGCTGACGGTGATTGTTACCGATCACCACGATCTCCCACCAGAATTGCCGCCTGCTAACGCCATTCTTAATCCCAAACTTCTCCCGGAAGAGTCGCCTTATCACGGACTAGCGGGTGTCGGTGTTGCTTACGTGTTAGCACTCTGTGTGGCGGAGCAGTTCAATCGCCAAGCAGAACTGATTCGCCCGCTACTAGAGCTCTATACCCTCGGCACGATCGCCGATCTCGCTCCGCTCACGGGGGTGAATCGCCGCTGGCTCCAGCGTGGACTCCGGCTCTTGCCTCAGTCCCAACTGGTGGGTGTGCAAGCCCTCATGGAGGCGGCAGGCGTCAAGACCAGCGATCGCAGCCTTAAACCTGAGGATATTGGCTTTAAGCTCGGCCCTCGGATCAATGCGATCGGTCGAATTGGCGATCCGCAGGTGGTGATTGAGCTGCTGACCACCGAAGACCGCGATCGCGCCCAAGAATTGGCTGGGATTTGCGAGGTGACCAACCAAGAGCGGCGCGGGCTCTGCGATCGGATTACAGAGGAAGCGATCGCAATCGTTGAGGCAGAGGGCTTTGATAATCGCCAGACTGCGGTACTGGTCTTGGCACAGCCCAATTGGCATCATGGCGTGATTGGCATTGTGGCCTCCCGCTTGGTGGAGCGTTACGGGGTACCCGTGTTCATTTCTAGCTACGAAGAGGACGGGCATCTGCGGGGGTCCGCCCGAGGCACCCCTGAATTTGACGTCTTTGCTGCGCTGGAACATTGCCGCGATGTACTCGGTCGCTTTGGCGGGCATCGAGCTGCTGGTGGCTTTTCGTTGTCGGCTGAGAATCTCTCAGCTTGGCGATCGCGCCTGGAAGCCTTTGCAGCTGACTGTTTACCGGTGGACTGTCGGCGTCCAGCCATCCAGATTGATGCAGAATTGCCGATCGCTCTGGCAAGCCTGAACTTGTTTGAGCAGCAACAGCAGCTCCAGCCTTTTGGCATTGCCAATGATGAGCCGCTCTACTGGGCCAAAAATTTGGCCATTCTCGATCAGCGCCGGATGGGCAACGGTCAAGAGCATCTCAAGCTGACGTTGAGCGACGGACAGTCCAAGGTGACAGCTGTCTACTGGCGGTGGGGCGATCGCCCCGTTCCCGAGGATCGAGTGGATGTCGCCTATTACCTGCGCGAAAACATCTGGAACGATCGTCGCGAACTCCAACTGGAAATTGCTGGCATTCGTTTGAGCCAAGAGTTAGATTCGATCACTTTTTTATATGGCGATCGCACCTATCAACTCACCACTGAAACTATTGCCAACTCAACAATTTGGCGATTAACAAACGCAGAAGGATCGATTCTCAGAATTGATTGCAATCGCCAGCAAGCAAAGATTCAGAAGTCTGGGCAAGATTGGCAAGCGATTGACTTAGACCATCCCTATCTACAAGGCTTAATGGCACAAGCTAAGCAGATCCTGAACTCAATTCAAGGAAGAACGCAAGTTCAAGCGAATCTTTTTTGA
- a CDS encoding HAD-IA family hydrolase, with product MPALQALIFDVDGTLAETERDGHRIAFNQAFAEAGLDWDWTPELYGELLKITGGKERIRHYLDRWQPEAPEVEDQKAWIASLHAAKNARYHELLHGGHIGLRPGVERLLLEAREAGLTLAIATTTTPENVLTLLRCTLGEESIGWFAAIGAGDVVPAKKPAPDIYTHVLKELQLEPEVCLAFEDTAAGLKSASGADLATFITQGYYSRDHDFTGAIAVLDGLGHEEEPCQVISGPDYLAPAVRLEALVELHASQA from the coding sequence ATGCCTGCCTTGCAAGCTCTGATCTTTGATGTCGATGGCACCCTAGCCGAAACAGAACGAGATGGACACCGCATTGCCTTCAATCAAGCCTTCGCCGAAGCGGGTCTGGACTGGGATTGGACGCCGGAACTCTACGGCGAACTGCTGAAAATTACTGGCGGTAAAGAGCGAATTCGTCACTACCTCGATCGCTGGCAACCGGAAGCGCCGGAGGTTGAGGATCAAAAAGCCTGGATTGCTTCGCTGCACGCCGCCAAAAATGCTCGCTACCACGAACTTCTGCACGGTGGCCACATTGGTTTGCGGCCGGGTGTCGAACGCTTGCTGCTGGAAGCACGGGAGGCTGGTCTGACCCTTGCGATCGCCACCACCACCACACCAGAGAATGTTCTCACCCTGCTGCGCTGCACCCTGGGCGAGGAGAGCATCGGCTGGTTTGCTGCGATCGGGGCCGGCGATGTGGTGCCTGCTAAAAAACCAGCACCAGATATCTACACCCACGTGCTCAAGGAACTGCAACTGGAGCCAGAGGTTTGTCTCGCCTTTGAAGATACCGCTGCTGGTCTAAAGTCCGCTTCTGGTGCTGACCTAGCAACCTTTATCACCCAGGGTTACTACAGCCGCGACCATGACTTTACCGGCGCGATCGCGGTGCTGGATGGCCTTGGCCATGAAGAAGAACCCTGTCAGGTGATCAGCGGGCCGGACTACCTTGCCCCAGCGGTTCGCCTAGAAGCCCTAGTGGAACTCCACGCCAGCCAAGCATGA
- a CDS encoding adenylyltransferase/cytidyltransferase family protein codes for MSAVYTLAELQAAIAAEPDRWRPLVLTNGCFDLLHAGHVRYLQAARNLGRSLVIGLNSDASVRGIKPQPEGQPPRPIVPEQERAEVLAALGAVDAVVLFNEPTATELIQALQPEIYAKGGDYRIESLPEAPAVQSYGGAIQLIAVEVPSSTSALIARIRGESADSLIKSSTSR; via the coding sequence ATGAGCGCCGTTTACACTCTCGCGGAACTGCAAGCAGCGATCGCGGCGGAGCCCGATCGCTGGCGACCGCTGGTGCTGACCAACGGCTGCTTCGATCTGCTCCATGCCGGCCATGTGCGCTATCTGCAGGCAGCCCGGAACTTGGGGCGATCCTTGGTAATCGGCCTCAACAGTGATGCTTCGGTACGGGGCATCAAACCCCAACCCGAGGGGCAACCGCCCCGCCCGATCGTGCCGGAACAGGAGCGGGCCGAAGTCCTAGCCGCCTTGGGTGCCGTCGATGCCGTTGTCCTATTCAATGAGCCGACTGCGACGGAATTGATTCAGGCCTTGCAGCCCGAAATCTACGCCAAAGGGGGAGACTATAGAATTGAGTCGCTACCCGAAGCGCCTGCAGTCCAGAGCTATGGCGGTGCCATTCAACTGATTGCTGTTGAAGTCCCCAGCTCCACGTCTGCCTTGATTGCGCGAATTCGGGGCGAGTCGGCTGATTCGCTGATCAAATCCAGTACCTCGCGCTGA